The Chloroflexota bacterium DNA segment CACCTTGACTTGCCGCCGGGGATGTCCGAACCGGAGGTCATTCGCCACCTGAACGCGCTGGGCCAGCAGAACAGCAACGTGCTTGAAACGCCGAGCTTCCTTGGCGCTGGCTGCTACAACCACTTTATCCCCAGCATTGTGAATGCCCTCATTCTGCGGGGCGAATTCCTCACAAGCTACACACCCTACCAGCCCGAATTATCCCAGGGAACCCTGCAGGTTATGTATGAGTTTCAGAGCATGGTCTGCCTGCTCACGGGCATGGATGTGGCCAACGCGAGCATGTACGACGAAGCCACCGCCACGGCTGAAGCGGTGCTCACGGCTTGCAGCATTACCAAGCGTTCCAAGGTCGTTGTGCCGGACACGTTCCACCCAACCACGTTGGAGGTGCTGGAAACGTACGCCGAGGGCCGTGAATTGTCCCTGGTACGGGTGCCGGCGTTCACCATCGACGATGACGGCAGCTTCCGTGATAATTGGGACGCCGTGAGCGCCGCCATTGATGACGATACCGCCTGCGTCGCAGTGCAGGTGCCGAATTTCTTCGGCTGGGTGCACGAGTGCCAGGACATTGCGGACACCGTGCACGCTCACGGCGCTATGTTCGTCGTGAGCGCCGATCCCGTAGCCCTGGGCATCCTGACGCCGCCGGGAGAATACGGCGCCGACATCGTCACCGGTGAGGGACACAGCTTGGCGCTGCCACCCGGTTTCGGCGGTCCGCGCCTCGGTCTTTACGCGACACGCAAGAAATACCTGCGCCAGATGCCGGGCAGGGTCTCGGGCATGACGAAAGACATCGACGGCAAGCGCGGTTTCGTAATGACGCTCCAAGCCCGCGAGCAGCACATCCGACGCGAGAAAGCTACCTCGAACATCTGCACCAACGAAGCGCTGGCAGCGCTGGCATTCACGATCAACGTGAGCTGGCTTGGTCCCGCCGGCATGCGCAAGAAGGCGGAGCTCTGTCTCGCGAAGTCACATTATGCCGCAGCGCAGATTGACGCGCTGCCCGGCTTTTCCGTTACTGCCCCCGGCCCCTACATCAAGGAATTCGTGGTGCACTGCCCCGCAACGGTGAGCGACGTGAATGAGCACCTCCTGGCGCACGGCGTGTTGGGCGGCTACGACCTTGGCAATCTACGCGCTGAGCTTGACC contains these protein-coding regions:
- the gcvPA gene encoding aminomethyl-transferring glycine dehydrogenase subunit GcvPA, which encodes MDYVPHSNEDREAMLRAIGVAGSEDLFHDIPTDVRHPHLDLPPGMSEPEVIRHLNALGQQNSNVLETPSFLGAGCYNHFIPSIVNALILRGEFLTSYTPYQPELSQGTLQVMYEFQSMVCLLTGMDVANASMYDEATATAEAVLTACSITKRSKVVVPDTFHPTTLEVLETYAEGRELSLVRVPAFTIDDDGSFRDNWDAVSAAIDDDTACVAVQVPNFFGWVHECQDIADTVHAHGAMFVVSADPVALGILTPPGEYGADIVTGEGHSLALPPGFGGPRLGLYATRKKYLRQMPGRVSGMTKDIDGKRGFVMTLQAREQHIRREKATSNICTNEALAALAFTINVSWLGPAGMRKKAELCLAKSHYAAAQIDALPGFSVTAPGPYIKEFVVHCPATVSDVNEHLLAHGVLGGYDLGNLRAELDRHMLVCVTELNTRQDIDRLIGALGEFNT